The sequence below is a genomic window from Setaria italica strain Yugu1 chromosome IV, Setaria_italica_v2.0, whole genome shotgun sequence.
ggagaGGATGGGAGGGGGCGACGGAAACAACGGTGTTTTGTTTGTTTTGCGAAGCGGTACGCGTGTAATCAGTGgcatggtgggtaattaccccaCAGCTCCATGAGGTCTGAaactggagttttggagcaccccttgaggtactccacaaaaaacgtggatctgacCCCTAGCTGCAacttttttctggagctggagttggtggagctagACGTGCTGTGagttttttggagttggtggagtggagctaattttcctggagtggagtgctgccaaacaccccataagtATTTGGACGGAGCAGTGTACTATATAAGTATATGTTAAGCTTACGCGATGATGAGACGAGGAGGAATCAGGACTAATTTTGCAGAGCACGACATATATATGCAACAACAAAAACGTGTCAATTTTAAAGGCAGTACATTGCTACACAGTCTCGTAGGTTGTTTCATGCAATATCATATAGGATTTTTACTGATGtggaagagagaaagaaaggagaaagagatCGTTGTTTCACGAAACAACCGCCTCATAGCACTAAACTTTTTACCATTGTACGAGCTGtggttgccatgcaactcataatattctTGTATTTCATTCACAAATCAAGGGATTTGAGATTACTACGAGAGAGAAAAAGACAAATCATTGCAGTGGTTGTCTACGATAGATTATCCAAGATTACGTGTATGCACGAGACCGCTTGTGTAAGCATCAATGTACTAAAGTGACCACAGGTAATGAGACGATTCTATCCACCGTGGCATGCATTATTGGCTAATCATATATGTTAACTTGACCTCGTTTGGGAGGGATTCTCCCAAAACGACTTCACCGGTGAAGGTAAAACTGATGAATCAAAAAATAGTGATTTCATCCTACTTCTAATTCATTTTAACCTTAGTTTAAAAAACAACCTCACGCTGCCGTACTTTGTTTTGCGCAAAACATTATTAGGTGCAGAGACGTGCACACTCGCGAGAGCGTCGGACTCCACAGTCCCGGGCCTTTATTTAAGGCCGCCGATGCAAGCCACGGCCCACGGCACGACAGAAACATATTACATGCTCGATCTACACCTCAGCTTTCAAGAGCGCAGAACCTTACAATGCCTTCCCACGGGACTCCGCCACATGCTACTGCCAACGATGGCACGGCGTCTTTCCTCGCCGACAAGTCGGCTAAGGTCTTCCTCGCCGGCCACAGAGGCATGCTGGGCTCCGCCGTGCACCGCCGCCTCACCGCGCTGGGCTTCACCGACATCGTCGGCCGCACCCGCGCCGAGCTGGACCTCACCTGCGAGGCCGCGGTGCGCAAGTTCTTCGACGCCGAGCGGCCCCGCTACGTGATCCTCGCCGCGGGCAAGGTGGGCGGCCTCCACGCTAGCGCCGCCGCACCGGTGGACTTCATGACCGAGAACCTCCGCATCACCACCAACGtcctcaccgccgcccgcctctgCGGCACCGTCCGCAAGCTGCTCTTCCTCGCCACCTCCGCCGTCTACGCCGTCGACGCCCCCCAGCCCATCCCGGAGTCCGCGCTCCTCGCCGGCCCTCCGGCGCCGGGGAACGAGTGGTATGAACTGCATGCCGGTGTGCACGACTGCATGCAAAAAACAAGAtgcgaaaaagaaaaaaaaacatatgcagcaacatgacaaaaaaaatcaaattgcaTGCAGGTACGCGATCCCCAAGATCGTGGGCATCAAGATGTGCCAGGCGTACCGGGCGGAGCTCGGCATGGACGCCATCGTGGCGGCGCCCAACAACCTGTACGGGCCGCGGGAGCCGTTCCCGCCGGAGAACTCCCACGTCATCCCGGCGCTGATCCGCCGGTTCCACCAcgccaaggccgccggcgccgccgaggtcgtCGTCTGGGGCTCCGGCCTCCAGCTGCGCGAGTTCACGCACGCCCATGACGCCGCGGACGCCGTCGTGCTGCTCATGGACAGGTACTCCGGGGCCGAGCACGTCAACGTCGGGAGCGGCCGCGAGGTGACGGTGCGCGAGCTCGCGGAGATGGTGAGGGAGGTGGTCGGGTACGAGGGCCGGGTCGTCTGGGACACGAGCCGCCCCGACGGCGTGATGAGGCGGCTGCTGGATAGCTCCAAGATGAGGGCGATGGGGTGGGAGCCCAAGGTGGAGCTGAAGGATGGGCTGAAGAAGCTGTACGAGGGTTACCTGCGTGACTGCGCCACGAACTTGAAAGAATGAACTCATAGCATATCTGGATGTGTATCCAAGACTGAACAGCTGCAGTTTGTTCTGTAATAAACTTGTTAATGAAGTATTTGAACTGCATGCAGTATTTGATGTGGATTATTCAAAATGTAGATGATATGCACAAATGTGTAACAAATCTTATGTCATCCAGACTTCCCAGTACTGCCTTTGCTTCACGCTGAATCACACTGTACATAGACAAAGACAGAGAACACCAAATCTACGAGAATGCTGATAAGAGGTAGGGACGATCTAGAGGGCAATCATCTCTAGATTCAGGCGATCCTTGCCAACCATATGATTGGCATTGGACGAATCAGCAGATTCTTTATGCTTCCTCCTAATTGTTGTGCATCATTTTCCGACTATAAAATCTCAACGACACTAGCTCCTCTGCACCACCAGTTTCTTTGCGACTGTGCATTTGCCACCGACAGTCATGGTACAAACTCTAATCTGAGTTGTACGATGTGGTTTTCTGAGGTGGAAATGAGGGGCTGTCCTGAGAGTCTTCGTCGCCATCGTGTCAAGATGTACAAACCATAGTCTTAGCCACACGATGTGGTTTTCGGGGTCTTGATCAATCCACTGTCATTTCTCTCTCAAAAAGGTGAGTCACGGCACCTTCTGGACGGAAAAAACGTGTCTTATTCATTCCATGTGGGGTACGGAAAATAATAATTCCCCATAACACATTTTAGATATTGGCATGATCATTAAAACATAATAGTTGCTGGTACCAACCAATCCACTACCTCAGAGATACCCAAAATTCTCTCATTTATTTGATGGTCATGGGAGTTTTAATGGAATAATGAGGAATGGGTGTTTAAAGGGGGCAACTCCTACCAATTACTTCTTAAAGGGAGGGTTGGGAATTTATTTTAATTGGAAGAAGGATGCATCTACACCGTTAATCATAACTTAAGATATAATTTCTTATCCCTAAATCCTTATACTAAACAAAGGATACGAAGTCCCACTTAAATTTCCACTCTTAAATCCCTTCAAAAGATAAACAAGGGAATaagataaaaaaattatattcctAAGTAAATTCCCTAACCTCTAATTTCAATCCTTAGTTGCCAAACGCACCATGAAAGAGAGGTGGACAGGTCTCTCTCGGGTTCTCAGCcactcgatcgatcgatgccGAACAGCCGAAAAAGCCAGCAAGCGCTCGGGTTGTGGGCTGTCATCGCCCTGGGCTTCTGGCCGGCGCGGACAGGCCGACCGAGCGAGACGTTCTTTTAGTTTCGTTACATATACTTCTTCCGTTTGGTTGGCCGGCCCGTGGGCGGTCTCCGAGCGAGCCCATTATCACTTGACGCGCGTGTGTCGGACTTGCCAATTCGGCACTCCGCGTTGGACACGCAGAGCACGCCACTGCAGACTGCACGAGCTAATGCACGCAGGTAGGTGTTCGCTCATAGGCTCATAGCACACGTGGCTGGCTTGCTGCTGTCCACTCGATCCCGCGTCAACAAACTCGTGTCCGGCCGCTCATCATCATCCGTTCATCACCTAGCaacgtggccgcggcggcggcggggcgagtcGTCCTCGTACGCCAATGTTCACATGCGCTGGTGCTGGTGGGTCACCGCCTCCCCGATTCATTCATTCCTCCACGCCTTCCGTTTAGATCACAAAGACGGGTGGCGTTGCACGGTTCGCCGGGCCGGTGTCCAACCCAAAGTCCACGGCCGACAGAAACTTCGCAAACCTCCTTCATTAAAACCCCCCATCGAATTCAATGGGCAGACACGGGTCAACCCGAGTCGTTTTCGTCTCCAacacctgctgctgctccagGCGCCATCGATCGCAATGGAATGGAACTCCCTCCAGGAGGAACCCGCACCGAATTTTCTGATGCAAGTTGCCAGTTGCCACACAGCTGTGTCATCTCATCTGTCATGTAAGCGGCGCGAGTCCACGGTCAAACCCCGTCCAGACTCACGGCTAGTTTGGTTAGAGTTGATTGGTGGAAGGGAAATGAAGTTTAGGTAAGATTAAaattattttgtttgtttggtggGTATGAGAATTTTAATGGAACGAGGAATGGGAGTTTAGAGGAGCAACTCCCACCAATCACTTCCCAGAGGAGGAGTGGGAGTTTGTTGTTAAGTGCAAGATGGATGCATTTACACCATTAATCATGACTTAAGATATAATCTCCTCTCTTTAAACCCTTATACTAAACAAGGGATACGAAGTCTCACTTAAATCCCACATTTAATTCCTTCCAAAAGATAAACAAGAAAATGGAACTAAAAATCAATCATATTCTCAAGTGAATTCCCTCCCCCAACTTCCACCGGTCATAACCAAATTGGATGGATCTTCCCACGTTCCTTCCGATTAGTTGCTAAACGCACCCTCGAGGCCACGGAGCCGCCACATGGCCCCACCCGCGGCAGGTCCAGgctcccgccgcccgtcgcgccaACTCGGCCAACCTCCCCACCCGCCTCGCCGTCCGCCCACACCAAGGCGGGCGCCAAGGCCACGAACAAACAAGATATAAACGTGCCCGTGATGGATCACGGCGCCAACGTGATCGGTTTCCCAAGCGTGCACGCTCGCCAGCAACgtcaggcagcagcagcaggggtaTCTCGCGAATCCGACCCTTGCCGAGACGGAACCAGAGCCACGGGTGCTCTCGGAATCCGAGTCGTAAaggcgctgccgccgcgcgccccAGAAGAGTTCTCCCTCTACATAAGCCCCGCGTGAGCGGGCTCTGCCGCAAGCCCAAAAGACGAACGAGATTCCCCTACCAGTCCGGCTTCCGTGCGCGCGCGCCTCccccacgcacgcacgcacgcctgCAGGGGTCACGAGGAGGGAGACATGGCGACCACGacggtgacgacgacgacggcgacggcggccaccaccactACAACACGGGCGCTGCGGCACTGGGGGGTGTTGGGGTGCTGCTGCGGCCACCGCGCGGTCGACGACGCGGCGGACGTCgtggcgtcgtcgtcgcgggaggaggagccggcggtggcgctgccggGGAAGGAGATCAAGGGCGGCGAAGGGGGGCAACAGCTGCCGCGGCTGGTTCGGTTCGAGGAGCTGCCGGACTACCTGCGCGACAACGAGTTCATCCACGCCCACTACCGCTGCGAGTGGTCCGTCCGCGACGCGCTGCGCAGCGCCTTCGCATGGCACAACGAGACGCTCAACGTCTGGAGGTACGCTGCCGCCGTCCCTTCTTGCCCGGCCTTAAGCTCTCCTCTCCGAATTCTCCGTTAATTAATTCTCTGGTTGATCTGGCTGACCTCCGCCTGCATTGCGATGTGCCTGCAGCCACCTGGGaggcttcttcctcttcctctacctcgccgtcgccaaggAGACGGGgagggtcgccgccgccgccgcccgcgccgccccgggcATCGTGACGTTCGTCCTGACGTCGGCCAACGCGTCCTGGGAGACCCGCAGCAACTCGTCGGTAAGCGACGAAACCTTCAAACTTTCCCCTCTCCCAGTTTTTGGACTTTTTTGCAGTCCTGTTCCGACGCAGAGTTctcgtttttttttaaaaaaaaaagcaaatagCACTCTAAACACAAATGTGACACATCGCACACAAAcaatgtttgtttgtttgttttttcgtTAGCatattcagaattcagaaatcATAGCGTCCCAATGAGAAAGCAGCCAAGAACAGATACTCCCTAGCTGTTCAAATCATTGTCAGCTAGCTCGGCCACTAACTCAGCAGAATCTTCAAGCCCCATACCGCACACACTACCGTTTCTCCGGAAGCcatagtatatatataatatatccacacaatatataaaatatttataaaaaatagTATAGTGTAGCAGCATACAGCTCGGacaaaaaagattaaaa
It includes:
- the LOC101771087 gene encoding putative GDP-L-fucose synthase 2 produces the protein MPSHGTPPHATANDGTASFLADKSAKVFLAGHRGMLGSAVHRRLTALGFTDIVGRTRAELDLTCEAAVRKFFDAERPRYVILAAGKVGGLHASAAAPVDFMTENLRITTNVLTAARLCGTVRKLLFLATSAVYAVDAPQPIPESALLAGPPAPGNEWYAIPKIVGIKMCQAYRAELGMDAIVAAPNNLYGPREPFPPENSHVIPALIRRFHHAKAAGAAEVVVWGSGLQLREFTHAHDAADAVVLLMDRYSGAEHVNVGSGREVTVRELAEMVREVVGYEGRVVWDTSRPDGVMRRLLDSSKMRAMGWEPKVELKDGLKKLYEGYLRDCATNLKE